The following proteins are encoded in a genomic region of Bradyrhizobium sp. SK17:
- a CDS encoding lipopolysaccharide biosynthesis protein gives MLRFSAISRTISTAAPMMVSYLLSSGSLAAASLAQLVTFAILARALGPAEFGLFVQISAVTAIAVQICGLGASDCLLRRVAREPASYPDLLGHNILLIGLTGAVLVLGGIAAMVSWTSMGAGPSVAISTIALLFVGNVVLVRLILLVETVFLGLGQVRSANRSVVGFAIARTATAALACIVFHVSSLAEWAVWQFCGHLLYALLGLLWLLPLGRPRFRILREELRSGILFSSQFVVRAIRSNVDLFVIGLFTPIETVGSYGVARRIMDSSYLSIDAFNRLIYPRFARASRDGLHLALPAAKHALAAALGLGLATFLILFALAPELPRLFGREYHDLAFFVRCLSGTIILIGAWAVAMDLLGASGRQGTRALIMNSTNLLGSGLIAAATWLDAPIGTFVALYVIEGSLVITAWLALLRLARRSRQDADEAGIPATVSGIVPDDAAVDPGRRSLPAVEEAER, from the coding sequence TTTGCGATTCTGGCGCGCGCACTCGGGCCGGCCGAGTTCGGCCTGTTCGTGCAGATTTCGGCGGTGACCGCGATCGCGGTTCAGATCTGCGGTCTCGGCGCCTCCGACTGCCTGCTGCGCAGGGTCGCGCGTGAGCCGGCGAGTTATCCCGATCTGCTCGGCCACAATATTCTGCTGATCGGACTTACCGGCGCGGTGCTCGTGCTCGGCGGCATCGCGGCGATGGTGTCGTGGACCAGCATGGGCGCCGGCCCCTCGGTCGCGATCTCGACCATCGCCTTGCTGTTCGTCGGCAATGTCGTGCTGGTCCGGTTGATCCTGCTTGTCGAGACCGTGTTCCTCGGCCTCGGACAGGTCCGCTCGGCAAACCGCTCGGTGGTCGGCTTCGCGATCGCGCGCACCGCCACGGCGGCGCTTGCCTGCATCGTGTTTCACGTCTCGAGCCTGGCGGAATGGGCGGTGTGGCAGTTTTGCGGACACCTGCTCTATGCGCTGCTCGGACTGCTGTGGCTGCTGCCGCTTGGCCGACCACGATTCAGGATCCTGCGCGAGGAGCTGCGCTCGGGCATCCTGTTCAGCTCCCAGTTCGTCGTGCGCGCGATCCGGTCCAACGTCGACCTGTTCGTGATCGGCCTGTTCACGCCGATCGAGACCGTCGGCAGCTACGGCGTGGCCCGGCGCATCATGGACAGCAGCTATCTGTCGATCGACGCCTTCAACCGGCTGATCTATCCGCGCTTCGCGCGCGCCAGCCGCGACGGCCTGCACCTGGCATTGCCCGCGGCGAAACACGCGCTGGCCGCGGCTCTCGGCCTCGGTCTTGCGACGTTCCTGATCCTGTTCGCGCTGGCACCCGAACTGCCGCGGCTGTTCGGCCGCGAGTACCACGACCTCGCATTCTTCGTGCGCTGTCTTTCCGGCACGATCATCCTGATCGGCGCCTGGGCGGTGGCGATGGATTTGCTGGGGGCGTCGGGACGGCAAGGCACACGCGCCTTGATCATGAACAGCACCAACCTGCTCGGCAGCGGCCTCATCGCCGCGGCGACATGGCTTGACGCGCCGATCGGGACCTTCGTCGCGCTCTATGTGATCGAGGGATCGCTCGTGATCACCGCGTGGCTGGCTCTGCTGCGGCTCGCACGCCGCAGCCGTCAGGATGCGGACGAGGCCGGCATCCCCGCCACGGTGTCAGGGATTGTCCCGGACGACGCGGCTGTCGATCCAGGCCGCCGGAGCCTGCCGGCTGTGGAAGAAGCCGAGCGGTAG